A segment of the Myxococcales bacterium genome:
CCATCGGCCTGGCGGGCATCTCCGAAACGCCCGTGGTCGTCATCGACGCCCAGCGTCCCGGCCCCAGCACCGGCATGGCCACCCGTACCGAGCAATCCGACCTCTTGTTCGTTGCGCACGCGTCGCAAGGCGAATTTCCACGGATCATCCTCGCTCCGACCGATCATCGCGACGCCTTTTACCTCGGCGCCGAGGCTTTGAATCTGGCGGAGCGCTGGCAGGTCCCGGTGTTCATCATGACCGACCAGGTGCTGGCCGACGCGCAACAGACCGTCGATGAATTCGATCTTTCCACCGTGAAAATCGAGCGCGGCGCCATCGCCGCCGAACCGCCGGAACCGACCTTAATGAAGCGCTACGCAGTGACGCCGTCTGGCGTTTCGCCGCGCGCGATCCCGACCCAGTCGAAATGGATCGTGCAACAGGACAGCCACGAGCACACCGAGGTCGGCCACCTCAGCGACAACCGCGAAAACCGCGTGCGGCAGGTCGACAAGCGCGAACGCAAACGCGACGGCATCGCGGCGGAATTTCCGGGTCCGGAGATCGTCGGCGATCCGGACGGCACGCTGTTTCTGGCCTGGGGCTCGACGGTCGGGCCGGTACTGGAGGCGGCGGAATTGTTGCGCGCCCGCGGGCGCAAGGTCGGCGTGGCCGTGTTCCGCCACCTTTTCCCGATGAACAAGGAACGGACGGCGGTCGCTTTGTCGCGCGCCGCGCGGCGTTTCACGATCGAGGTGAATCAGACCGGTCAGCTCGGCAAACTGTTGTTGCTCGAAACCGGCCTGACGACCGACGGCCACCTGGGCAAGTACGACGGCCGCCTGTTCACGGTGCAGGAAGCGCTGGCCCGCCTGGAAGAGGCGCTAGCCGGTTGTTGAAAAACACCCGGTGTGCGATCCATGGATGGATCGCCATTTTCGGCAACTTCCGAAGTTGTCGAAAATGAAGCGAAAGAAAAACCACGCTTTTTGTTGAGCGCGGTTGAAAAAGGCCAGGACGGCCTTTTTCAACCGCCTGCTGGGAGGCGAACATGAATTGCGTTGAAAATTACGCCTTGCACGAACCGCAATGGTGTCCGGGGTGCGGCAATTTCGATCTGCTCGACAGCGTCAAGCAGGCGCTGTGCGAACTGGAAATCGAACCGCACAAATTAATGCTCGCCGTCGGCATCGGTCAGGCGTCCAAACTGGGTTTTTCGCTCAAGGCCAACATGTTCAACGGCTTGCACGGGCGCATGTTGCCTCTGGCCATGGGCATGAAGATGGCGAACCACGCCGCACCGGTTCTGGTGGTTTCGGGCGACGGTTGCTTCTACGCCGAGGGCGGCAACCATTTCATTCACAACCTGCGGCGCAACCTCGACGTCACCATGCTGGCGAGCGACAACCGTGTGTACGGGCTGACCAAAGGTCAGGCCTCGCCGACCTCGGCCGCCGATTTCACCACCAAAATCCATCCCGAGGGTGTCGGCGCGGCGCCGATCAATCCCAGCGCGTTGGCCCTGGTGGCGGGCGCGACTTTCGTCGCGCGGACCTTCACGGGCAACCGAGCGGAAGTCGTCACGCTGATCAAGGCGGCGCTACGGCATCGCGGCGCGTCGTTCATCGACATCATGAGCCCCTGCGTTTCGTTCAATAAGGTCAATACGTTCGCCTGGTACAAGCAACGCGCCAAGCCGCTCGGGCCGGAACACGACCCCACCGACCTGGCGGCGGCGCTGAAGTGGGCGCTGTTGCCCACCGAAGAAATCATCCCGACGGGGATTCTCTATCAAGTTCAGCGCCCGGTCTTCGGCGATCACCTGACCGCGATGCGCGGCGAACCCATCGCCGCGCGAACCTGGAAATACACGCCCGAACGCGTCCGGCCGCTGTTCGCCAAATTCAAATAAGGCGCCGGAGGGAAAACCGGCTTTATTCCGGGAGGTGGACTTTGCAAATCACGGATCGTTTTTCCTATGACGTCGTGATCATGGGCGCCGGCCTGGCCGGCATGACGGCCGCCGTCAAAATGGCCGAAAACCACCCGCGCCTCAAGGTCGCGCTGCTGACCAAGGTGCACCCGGTCCGTTCGCACTCCGGCGCGGCGCAGGGCGGCATCAACGCGGCGGTCGCCCAGGACGACAAGTGGGAAGACCACTACTACGACACCCTCAAGGGCGGTTGGTTTCTCGGCGACCAGGACGCGGTGCGCGCACTGACCGAGGAAGCGCCGGCGGCGATTTTCGAGCTGGACCGCTGGGGGGCGAATTTCAGCCGGCTGCCGGACGGCAATTTCGCGCAACGCCCCTTCGGCGGCCAGCGCCGCAACCGCACCTGCTACGTGCAGGATCTGACCGGTCACGCGCTCCTGACGACGATGTACGAACAGGTCGTCAAAAAGGGCATCGACGTTTTCGCCGAATGGTTCGTCTTTTCCCTCGTCGCCGACGCCGACCGTTTTTACGGTTTCCTCGCCTTCGATCTGCAGACCGGCAAAATCGGCTTTTTCGCCGGGCGGGCCGGGCTGATCGCCACCGGCGGTGCGGGCCGCGTCTTCGGCCAATCTTCCAACGCCCTGATCAACACGGGCGACGGCATGGCGCTGGCCTGGCGGGCCGGTGTGCCCCTGAAAGACATCGAGTTTTTCCAAACGCACCCGACGGGCCTGCTCAACGGCATTCTCATCACCGAAGGCGCCCGCGGCGAAGGCGGTTACCTGCTCAATCGCGACGGCGAGCGGTTCATGGCCAAGTACGCGCCGAAGTTCATGGAACTGGCGCCGCGCGATCTGGTGGCACGGTCGATCCACACCGAAATCATGGAGGGCCGGGGCTTCGACGACGGTTGCGTCCGGCTCGATCTGCGTCACCTCGGCGCCGAGAAAATCAACCAGAAGCTGCCGCAGATCCGCGAAATCGCCATGTACTTCGCCGGGGTCGATCCGATCGTCGAGCCGATCCCCATCCGCCCGACCGTGCATTACACGATGGGCGGCATCGACGTCGATGTGCACGGCGCGACTCCCCTGCCCGGTTTGTACGCCGCCGGCGAAGCCGCCTGTGTTTCGGTGCACGGGGCCAACCGCCTGGGAGGCAACTCACTGCTGGATACGATCGTCTTCGGCATTCGCGCCGCGGCTTCGATTCCGGCGTCGCTCGACGGCCGGCACGAAGCGCCGCCGGACCTGCTCGAACGGGAGATGGAAAAATTCCGGGCGCTTTTCGTGGGCCCCTCGTCCACGGACGTGCCGGCGCTGCGCCGTGAAATGGAAAGCGCGATGGTGGCCGGCTTCTCGCTCAAGCGCGAGGCGGAAGGCATGAAAACCGGGTTGGCCGCCGTGCGCCAGTTGCGCGAACGCTATCAAGGCGTCCGCGTCGCCGACCGGTCGCTCGTCTTCAACGCCGAACTGACGCGCGCCCTCGAACTGGGTTGCATGCTCGACGTAGGATACGCCTGCGCCTTCGCCTCGCTGCCGCGCCAGGAATCGCGGGGCAGCCATTTCCGTTACGACTATCCGAAAATGGACAACTCCCGATTCCTCAAGCACAGCCTGGTGACCACCGGCGGCACCGGGGATCCGACGCTGGCCTATCGCGACGTGACGATCGTGGACACCCCGCCGCTCGATGAAATCAAGTATTAGCAAGGAGGGCTGAGATGAAAGCCGTGCTCGATATTCATCGCCGCAAACCGGAGCAAAAAAATTCCTATCGCCAGTCCTTCGAAATCGAGGCCGCGCCCGGCGACACGCTGCTGGATCTTTTCCACAAGATCCAGGCGGAAAAGGACCCGACTTTTGCCTATCGCTACAGTTGCCGCGGCGCGATCTGCGGCTCGTGCGCGGTGCGGATCAACGGCACGGCCGCCCTGGCCTGTAAAACCCAGGCGGCGCCGCTGGCCGAAAAGGGCGTGATCGTCGTCGATCCGTTGGGCAATCTGCCGAGTCTGAAGGACCTGGTCGTCGATTTCGCCCTCTTCTGGGAAGCGTACGACAAGGTGCGCCCGTACATCGTGCGGCAACGGGAACAGCACGATTACCGGCTGACCTGGGAAGACAAGCTTTCGAAAAAGCACCTCGACCAGCTCGATCGGGCGATTCTTTGCATCAAGTGCGCCTCCTGTTTTTCCGACTGCCCCAAACGGCGGGAGGATGCCCGGTTCATGGGACCGGCGGCGGCGGCGAACCTGTACAAGTTTTATTTCGACCCGCGCGACGCCATCCACGCCGAGCGGCGCGAATTGAGCGCCGACCCGGGTTTCGGGGTGGTGGCTTGCGATTCGCATGCGAATTGCGTGAAGGTATGTCCGAAAGATGTGCGCCCGCTAAGGGCCATCAACCTGATTCGACAAGATTTGCCAAAACAGGAGTAGACAGCCGTGGTCGAGAAAAACGTGCGTATCGAAAAAGATTCGTTGGGTCCGTTGGCAGTGCCGGCCGACGCGTATTGGGGCATCAACGTCGCGCGGGCGCTGGAAAACTTTCCGATCAGCCGCCGCAAGATCCATCCGCGGATCATCGAAGCCTATTGCCGGATCAAAAAAGCGGCCGCCAAGGTGAACCTGGAAGCCGGGCGCTTGACGAAAGACCAGGCCCGGGCGATCCGTCAGGCCGCCGACGAGGTGCTCGGCGGGGCGCTGCGCGACCAGTTCGTGGTCGATCTCTTCCAGGCCGGCGCCGGCACCAGCACGAACATGAACGCCAACGAGGTGCTCTGCAACCGCGCTCTCGAGATTCTCGGCCATCCCAAGGGGGAATACAAAATCCTCAACCCGAACGATCACGTCAACATGGGCCAGTCCACCAACGACACCTACCCGACGGCCATGCGGCTGGCGGCGGCGGACGCGCTGGCCGCTTTCTACCCCGAGGCCGAGGCGCTGGCGA
Coding sequences within it:
- a CDS encoding 2-oxoacid:acceptor oxidoreductase subunit alpha — its product is MADLNLVIAGAAGQGVQSAAAILGRLLLRQGLHVFVTQDYQSRIRGGHNFMAIRIADRPVSASVRNIHYLIALNEESLRLHLPNLQADGLALCMAEDRGEVADPRIRALPAEVGPVGARNAKYVGVKLMAMFAEMTGFTKAPLIDAVQVEMGKRLKPEVLQLNLEAIDAAAAFVAAPDRHALPFQTDPGRERLFLEGNEALALGLIAGGIGVYAGYPMSPATSVLNTLAEFGAKAGIVVEQVEDEIAALNVALGAAFAGARAAAGTSGAGISLMSEAIGLAGISETPVVVIDAQRPGPSTGMATRTEQSDLLFVAHASQGEFPRIILAPTDHRDAFYLGAEALNLAERWQVPVFIMTDQVLADAQQTVDEFDLSTVKIERGAIAAEPPEPTLMKRYAVTPSGVSPRAIPTQSKWIVQQDSHEHTEVGHLSDNRENRVRQVDKRERKRDGIAAEFPGPEIVGDPDGTLFLAWGSTVGPVLEAAELLRARGRKVGVAVFRHLFPMNKERTAVALSRAARRFTIEVNQTGQLGKLLLLETGLTTDGHLGKYDGRLFTVQEALARLEEALAGC
- a CDS encoding 2-oxoacid ferredoxin oxidoreductase (catalyzes the coenzyme A-dependent decarboxylation of 2-oxoacids, such as pyruvate and 2-oxoglutarate), translated to MNCVENYALHEPQWCPGCGNFDLLDSVKQALCELEIEPHKLMLAVGIGQASKLGFSLKANMFNGLHGRMLPLAMGMKMANHAAPVLVVSGDGCFYAEGGNHFIHNLRRNLDVTMLASDNRVYGLTKGQASPTSAADFTTKIHPEGVGAAPINPSALALVAGATFVARTFTGNRAEVVTLIKAALRHRGASFIDIMSPCVSFNKVNTFAWYKQRAKPLGPEHDPTDLAAALKWALLPTEEIIPTGILYQVQRPVFGDHLTAMRGEPIAARTWKYTPERVRPLFAKFK
- a CDS encoding FAD-binding protein, whose amino-acid sequence is MGAGLAGMTAAVKMAENHPRLKVALLTKVHPVRSHSGAAQGGINAAVAQDDKWEDHYYDTLKGGWFLGDQDAVRALTEEAPAAIFELDRWGANFSRLPDGNFAQRPFGGQRRNRTCYVQDLTGHALLTTMYEQVVKKGIDVFAEWFVFSLVADADRFYGFLAFDLQTGKIGFFAGRAGLIATGGAGRVFGQSSNALINTGDGMALAWRAGVPLKDIEFFQTHPTGLLNGILITEGARGEGGYLLNRDGERFMAKYAPKFMELAPRDLVARSIHTEIMEGRGFDDGCVRLDLRHLGAEKINQKLPQIREIAMYFAGVDPIVEPIPIRPTVHYTMGGIDVDVHGATPLPGLYAAGEAACVSVHGANRLGGNSLLDTIVFGIRAAASIPASLDGRHEAPPDLLEREMEKFRALFVGPSSTDVPALRREMESAMVAGFSLKREAEGMKTGLAAVRQLRERYQGVRVADRSLVFNAELTRALELGCMLDVGYACAFASLPRQESRGSHFRYDYPKMDNSRFLKHSLVTTGGTGDPTLAYRDVTIVDTPPLDEIKY
- a CDS encoding succinate dehydrogenase/fumarate reductase iron-sulfur subunit, with translation MKAVLDIHRRKPEQKNSYRQSFEIEAAPGDTLLDLFHKIQAEKDPTFAYRYSCRGAICGSCAVRINGTAALACKTQAAPLAEKGVIVVDPLGNLPSLKDLVVDFALFWEAYDKVRPYIVRQREQHDYRLTWEDKLSKKHLDQLDRAILCIKCASCFSDCPKRREDARFMGPAAAANLYKFYFDPRDAIHAERRELSADPGFGVVACDSHANCVKVCPKDVRPLRAINLIRQDLPKQE